The sequence TGATGAAGGAACGTGGTACACAGCTTCAGAGTGGCAAGGGACATAGGGACAAGCACACAAGATTGAAAGCATAAAAGCATATTCTCATAAGGACCAAACAATCCTTATTGTTGGAGGACCAAATGGAATCATCATTAATGTATGTAGAATCAAAGTTCACGATCTGTAAGTCTTTCTTAAGATATGCATGATTCAGCTTATTTACAGTTCGAGCAAAGGCATATTTAGAAGCACAGCTATATGCTTCCAAACTGTACACTTTCTTGAAGTGCAGATCAAAAAATGGATTGTCCTGGAAGAGAATGAGAGACATGATTTAGTTGGTAGCCAAGAAAGTAGTTAGGTTTCCTGGATTCTCTCATATTCTCTTGGATATGTTTATTGATTATAAAGTATCAGTAtcaaacatatttctaaaatctACAAATGGGCTTTCCAAAGCTACCTATTTCAAAGTAATTGCTTCTAAAAATCAACAATAAGAAAGGCTATTTTTGAAGCATCTAtgttttttcaattataaaaataaaatgtgcctCAGACTGTGCGGTTATTAAGTCTTCTCAATATAATGAATTGGAGAGGATGAGtagggaataaataaataaagcagagaatAAACTCACAGACTTCTGGAAAACAGAAATGGTTTCTCTCCCTTTTTAGTAGGAGGTTGGTTCCTTGTGCAATTTCAAAGGTAGAAGGAAGAAATCCATGATA comes from Nomascus leucogenys isolate Asia chromosome 9, Asia_NLE_v1, whole genome shotgun sequence and encodes:
- the EXOC1L gene encoding exocyst complex component 1-like isoform X1, translated to MSSLVKEDLEKKLFKPLSQNLYEFIEIEFSVQDRYYLCVSVTKKEEVKIIMVKHYRIGLDEKYEVTKKWSLNDLQMIDGKEADTDNPFFDLHFKKVYSLEAYSCASKYAFARTVNKLNHAYLKKDLQIVNFDSTYINDDSIWSSNNKDCLVLMRICFYAFNLVCLSLCPLPL
- the EXOC1L gene encoding exocyst complex component 1-like isoform X2; protein product: MVKHYRIGLDEKYEVTKKWSLNDLQMIDGKEADTDNPFFDLHFKKVYSLEAYSCASKYAFARTVNKLNHAYLKKDLQIVNFDSTYINDDSIWSSNNKDCLVLMRICFYAFNLVCLSLCPLPL